A region from the Triticum urartu cultivar G1812 chromosome 1, Tu2.1, whole genome shotgun sequence genome encodes:
- the LOC125544371 gene encoding glucose-6-phosphate isomerase, cytosolic → MASPALISDTDQWKALQAHVGAIHKTHLRDLMTDADRCKAMTAEFEGVFLDYSRQQATTETVDKLFKLAETAKLKEKIDKMFKGEKINTTENRSVLHVALRAPRDAVINSDGVNVVPEVWAVKDKIKQFSETFRSGSWVGATGKPLTNVVSVGIGGSFLGPLFVHTALQTDPEAAECAKGRQLRFLANVDPVDVARSIKDLDPATTLVVVVSKTFTTAETMLNARTIKEWIVSALGPQAVSKHMIAVSTNLKLVKEFGIDPNNAFAFWDWVGGRYSVCSAVGVLPLSLQYGFPIVQKFLEGASSIDNHFHTSSFEKNIPVLLGLLSVWNVSFLGYPARAILPYSQALEKLAPHIQQLSMESNGKGVSIDGVRLPYEAGEIDFGEPGTNGQHSFYQLIHQGRVIPCDFIGVIKSQQPVYLKGETVSNHDELMSNFFAQPDALAYGKTPEQLQSEKVPENLISHKTFQGNRPSLSFLLSSLSAYEIGQLLSIYEHRIAVQGFIWGINSFDQWGVELGKSLASTVRKQLHASRMEGKPVEGFNPSSASLLTRFLAVKPSTPYDTTVLPKV, encoded by the exons ATGGCGTCGCCGGCGCTCATCTCCGACACCGACCAGTGGAAGGCCCTCCAG GCGCACGTCGGCGCGATCCACAAGACGCACCTGCGCGATCTCATGACGGACGCCGACCGATGCAAGGCAATGACGGC GGAGTTCGAAGGCGTCTTCCTGGACTACTCGAGGCAGCAGGCCACCACGGAGACCGTCGACAAGCTCTTCAAGCTGGCAGAG ACCGCAAAGCTCAAGGAGAAGATTGACAAGATGTTTAAAGGCGAGAAG ATAAATACCACGGAGAACAGATCAGTGCTCCATGTGGCTCTCAGGGCTCCAAGAGACGCAGTCATAAACAGTGACGGGGTGAACGTGGTCCCCGAAGTTTGGGCTGTTAAGGATAAAATCAAGCAGTTTTCTGAGACTTTCAGAAGTGGCTCATGG GTTGGGGCAACTGGGAAACCGTTGACAAATGTTGTCTCAGTTGGGATTGGTGGTAGCTTCCTTGGACCTCTGTTTGTGCATACGGCTCTCCAGACTG ACCCAGAAGCAGCAGAATGTGCCAAAGGCCGACAACTGAGATT TCTTGCAAATGTTGATCCAGTTGATGTTGCACGGAGCATCAAAGATTTAGACCCTGCAACTACTCTTG TTGTAGTTGTCTCAAAGACCTTCACGACAGCTGAAACAATGTTGAATGCTCGAACTATCAAGGAGTGGATTGTCTCTGCTCTTGG ACCTCAGGCTGTTTCCAAACACATGATTGCTGTCAGTACTAATCTTAAG cttGTCAAGGAGTTCGGAATTGACCCTAACAATGCTTTTGCATTTTGGGACTGGGTTGGCGGCCGCTATAGTG TTTGCAGTGCTGTCGGTGTTCTGCCCTTGTCTCTTCAGTATGGATTTCCAATTGTTCAGAA ATTTCTGGAGGGTGCTTCCAGCATTGACAACCACTTCCACACATCTTCATTTGAGAAAAATATACCT GTACTCCTTGGTTTGTTGAGTGTGTGGAATGTTTCATTTCTCGGATATCCGGCTAGG GCAATATTGCCGTACTCTCAAGCACTTGAGAAACTAGCACCACATATTCAGCAG CTTAGCATGGAGAGTAATGGAAAGGGTGTCTCCATTGATGGTGTTCGACTTCCATATGAGGCTGGTGAAATTGATTTTGGTGAACCTGGAACAAACGGGCAACACAGCTTCTATCAATTAATCCATCAG GGAAGAGTTATTCCTTGTGATTTCATTGGCGTCATAAAAAGCCAGCAGCCTGTTTACTTGAAAG GGGAAACTGTCAGCAATCATGATGAGTTGATGTCCAATTTCTTTGCTCAGCCTGACGCACTTGCTTATGGAAAG ACTCCTGAACAATTACAGAGCGAGAAAGTTCCCGAAAATCTTATCTCTCATAAG ACTTTTCAGGGCAACCGgccatcactgagtttcttgctGTCTTCATTATCTGCCTATGAGATTGGACAG CTTTTATCCATCTATGAGCACCGGATCGCAGTTCAGGGTTTCATATGGGGAATCAACTCGTTTGACCAGTGGGGAGTGGAGCTGGGCAAG TCACTGGCTTCTACAGTGAGGAAACAGTTGCATGCATCACGCATGGAAGGAAAGCCCGTCGAGGGCTTCAACCCCAGCAGCGCAAGTTTGCTCACACGGTTTCTTGCG